Below is a genomic region from Poecilia reticulata strain Guanapo unplaced genomic scaffold, Guppy_female_1.0+MT scaffold_2149, whole genome shotgun sequence.
GCGCTCCTACAGCCTGTGCACCAAGCGGGTGGCGCGGCCGTGCCGCGGAGACCTGGCCTACCACTCAGCGGTGCAGGGCATCGAGGACCTGCTGATCCAGCACCGCTGCCCGCGGGCGGGGCCCACGGTCCGGCCCTGGCCCCGCCCACAGGGCGCCGTGTCGGGGGACGCCTGCCTCTACGAGCGGAGTTTCGTCATCAGGGAGGGCCGGGCGCCTGAGTACCGGCACTGCAGCGTGTTCGGAGACCCACACATCCGAACCTTCAGCGACGACTTCCACACATGTGCGGTGCAGGGGGCGTGGCCTCTCATCGACAACGACTACCTGTATGTGCAGGTCACCAGCACGCCAGCCAGTCACGGGACGCACCACACGGTTGTCACCAAGgtgggtcaaagttcagctggCGGCTTTCATTTCCTCTGCTGGCAGATGATTGGCTGCCGCTGTGAGCATGGCGGCTGCTGCTCTGGTAGTGGCAGCACCATCACcacatgtgtgtttgtgaagttACACAGTCAAAAGTCATTTATCTgggagataaatatttagcttgctaacttaCTGCTTACAATGGAgc
It encodes:
- the LOC103461537 gene encoding hemojuvelin-like, translated to LLSSVGASCRILRCNSEFVAATVHLSGGGGAALSSDSAYCSALRSYSLCTKRVARPCRGDLAYHSAVQGIEDLLIQHRCPRAGPTVRPWPRPQGAVSGDACLYERSFVIREGRAPEYRHCSVFGDPHIRTFSDDFHTCAVQGAWPLIDNDYLYVQVTSTPASHGTHHTVVTKVGQSSAGGFHFLCWQMIGCRCEHGGCCSGSGSTITTCVFVKLHSQKSFIWEINI